In Pseudophryne corroboree isolate aPseCor3 chromosome 2, aPseCor3.hap2, whole genome shotgun sequence, the sequence TTCAATTGTAGACAAAGGGTGTGGATTGCCGCTGCCATGGCATTTAAAGGTGCGAGATGCAATGCCGTATCATAGCATCTCGCACCTTTCACCCATCCTCGGTTGAATCCAAAATTCGAGATTGGCCTGCCATAAAGTGTGGTGAATTCATCTGCCCTTAACTGAATTCTGTCAGAATCCAGTTCTACAAGCTTATTCATGTGATGCTTGGATAGTCAATGCTAGATATATCTTAGGCTAGTAAGTGTTAGGTGTATTGTGGAAgtaaaataaataagaaaaaaacaaATCTTCATACAATATAATTTGCACCAGTGGGagttattttaaaatattttaagCCTTGGCCTGCGTTCTTACAAAATGTTGTTAACTTGCTACATTTGGGACATActgtaggcccaaatgtattaagccttaaaaagtgataacgtGGAGACGGATATAGGAGGGagacgtactaagcagtgataagagtggtgaAGTGATCCAGTAGAGAAgttacctatggcaaccaatcagctgttctgtatacttttatagtatgcaaattagaaatgttacgtcaacgctgattggttgccatggccactctctccactgtctcacttctccactgttttcactgcttcatacatctccaccAAAGAGTGATAAAAtaccatccaaccagctcctaactgtaatttttttaaatacagtctgggacatggcagttaggaagctgattggctggtactttatcactcttatctgtctccactttattattttttaacgcttaatacatttgggccatagctCTTATGACTTGtaagtaaaatatataaaaaagaaatgtTTAGAAAAAATATATGTTCAGATTAAGTAACCATTACTGGGTCATGGCAGGTAATCGTTAAAAGTTGTAATTGTCTGGTTTTATATAAAGGTAAAATATATGATCATTTATTGTCGAGCCTCAGAATGTGGTTTTGTAGTTGCTGATCACTTTATACTTATGATCGGTTCCGGCTGTTTCCTTATGATTTTAGTCTTATGATGAATATGAAATAGAGTCTGACAATTAAAAACTACAagggaaaaaagtaaaaaaaaaaaaaaagacagaaaatGTATCTAGAAGTGAAGAAATTCTCTCTCTGAATGAAACTGGAGCTAATAGATCTTTATAGCAGAATGTTTGGGGCTTTTCTAGATTGTGGGTGCCTTCTTGTAATTTGGAGCAACATATAAAATTATACTAAATTATGTTTAAAACTAACCTTTGTCATTCTCTACATTGCTCCTGGTAAGGACctttgtgtagcagtgctcatcacagtgccTGGATGAGGAAGCACGGGGTGGTTATGTCTCACATACCTAAACTGTACATCACCAGCGGCTCAGCCCATGGGTGTAGCtacagtgggtgcaaggggtgttgTTGTTTGGGAACCCTGAAATTACCCTctaagcaatctctctctctctctctctctctctctcaacccccaTCCATGCTCTTGATTCACCCTCACAGTCACAGCTCCACACTGTAGGACAGTCAACTTCACCAAGCTTACAGACATCAAGCATCGCTTTTGAATCCCACCATACATTCAGGGgcaccgagaggaggggggagagggcactaattacctgggcccaggtctgttgGTGGGGCCCAATGGGGGCCCAGGTCCCCccctccttacctggcagcagcagcagatgcagctttTCTCCTCAACCCAGCACACGCTgtcgtgtgctgggctgcagtgtggccagggaggcacttaaagtacttttttcccctgaattttttttgcatggcaatgcctcctgtgattaggccacaccccctgaaaattaCTTGGGTCCAGCCAGGCTCTCTTCTGCCCTACATACATTgtgtccagccaggctctctactgccctacatACATTGTGTCCAGCCAGGCTCTCTTCTGCCCTACATACATTGTGTCCAGCCAGGCTCTCTTCTGCCCTACATACATTgtgtccagccaggctctctactgccctacatacattgtgtccagccaggctctctactgccctacatacattgtgtccagccaggctctctactgccctacatacattgtgtccagccaggctctctactgccctacatacattgtgtccagccaggctctctactgccctacatacattgtgtccagccaggctctctactgccctacatACATTGTGTCCAGCCAGGCTCTCTTCTGCCCTACATACATTgtgtccagccaggctctctactgccctacatacattgtgtccagccaggctctctactgccctacatacattgtgtccagccaggctctctactgccctacatacattgtgtccagccaggctctctactgccctacatacattgtgtccagccaggctctctactgccctacatacattgtgtccagccaggctctctactgccctacatacattgtgtccagccaggctctctactgccctacatacattgtgtccagccaggctctctactgccctacatacattgtgtccagccaggctctctactgccctacatACATTGCATGCATATCAGCGCTTATTAACATCATATGTATGAAGATTTCAGCAAAGGACAGGGGACTAATGGCATTTTTGGATTAGTTCTGATGAAAATGCCATTATAATAGAGGCATTAAAACGTTGACAATTAACAAGCAGCTGCTGAGACAGATTTATGCATAGCTTGGACTGCCGCACCACGAACATGACTACCCATGTTAAGTAAATTGAGATTGAGGCGGGAGTGCCAGACCCTGTGATTTTGCCGTCTAGACTTGCAGCCACTCCGCGTGCCTCTCAGATTCACACCCTTAATGTCTCTTAGATATTATGGATTATTGTAACAGTTAATCTTCTTCCTTCCCAGACACAATAATGCTTTTCTATCAGCCGGATGCCTCTTCCAGTATCCCAGTCCCTCTGCTGAGGACAGGAAACACCTGGTGGTCTGATAAGAATATGAAGTTCCGAAATCCAGAACCAACAGGGAATCTCGTCCAGGCATTTGCTGGTAAAGTGCATTGGCCACATAATATGCATAATGTTACTTTATGAAAGTGAGGTGTATAATCTTGTAGAATCATGGTTCTGACTTCACAGGAAGTGCCAGACCTCCATACTGGCAGAAACCAGTTTATGAGCTTGATCCTCTGGAACCCTCTAACAATGGCTACCTAAACGACGACTTGATCAACTGGATGAGAGTGGCCGCACTCCCAAACTTCAGAAAGCTCTACAGACGCCTCTCCCGTGTACAACAGTTCTCTGATGGCCTCCCGGCTGGCAATTACAGCTACATCATTGATTATAGTATCCTTTCTACTGATGATAGTTGATGTGTAGGCAGGGCCAGCAAGAGAAATCTTGGCAACCGGTACACCGATATCTTTGTGGCCATGTGCACTTCCCATGTCCCCCCACTTTTAAAAGCAGATGGTGGCTTTACCAAAAATaaatagaaatgtaaaaaaaaaaatacttttcgtgtgtgtgtatatatatatatatatatatatatatatatatatatatatatatatatatatacatacacacacatatatatatatatatatacacacacacacacacacacacacacacacacacacacacacacacacacatatatatatatatatatatatatatatatatatatatatatatatatatatatatatacaaacaaatctagaaaaccacagcactcgccaccccagaagcggggtgcaatatctgcactcaccactcatagggtggggtgcatgcagcccatggccaccaacccaaatatatacaaacagaaagttcagcactcaccatagcaagctcacttatcctcacaacatcaataaataaattattatttatttattgatgatatgaggataagtgagcttgctatggtgagtgctgaactttctgtttgtatatatatatacacacacacacacacacacacacacacacacacacacacacacacacacacacacacacacacacatacacatacatacatacatatgtgttcCTGCTGGTATGCCTGGCTCCTCAATGTCGGCAGGGACAGACAGGGAGGGCAAGGCTGATGCAGCGTCATTATGGCAACGCATAACGGACCACCAGGACCATACCAAGTTACAGGGTAACCTagggggcagggccggttctagaccaaaTGCAGCCCAGGACAAAAATTTCCTATGGTAGGGGGTGGCCTGTTTAAGCTCCAGGCTGAGACATGCTAGGACTGGTAGTTTCACTGCCACATAACAACATGCCAAATGTAAAGAACAAACTTTAGTGTCAAGAGGAAACAACATGgagctctgcagcttctgtggaagtACAAAGGCAGGaaggcatgctgggacttctaCTCCCACAGCTATGGAACAAGGCGGTACTCATGGGCTGGCGGTCCGGTTGGGCAATGCTCCCAGGGGAAGGTTCCTACAGGCATCCAATCCACTGCACACCACTTTCCCCACCTCAGCTCAGCCTGTGTCACAGGGGTCTCCCGGTCTGCTTACACCGGGGGAGGAGGGTGGGGGCATAGTCCAGGCCATGGACAGCATGGTGACAGGTCCCAGGCTACCATTTTGGCCAGTCTAGGCTGTGGGCACTTGTCCACTCTATACATGCTGCAGCCTGGGTGATGGGAGTAGTCGGGGGTGGGTTGCTGCCGCCAGACtccagtgtgtggctgtgaggggtaGGCACAGCCTGGTGGGTGGGGGTCTCTACTGGTTGCCAGTTGGTCACTGTGCCACTGCCCTGCTTGCCAGTAATGAACCAACACTGcgggagggggttgggggggggcaatTGGTGAAGGCTGCACCGTGTTTTTGTAACTTAAATCACAGACAGCTGGTGTATTCACTTTAAAAACATTATTAGTAGCTGTGGCACCATTTTTTGTGCCCCTTACCCTCAGGccccggtacgggtgtcccctttgtccctccCTGTCGCCGAACCTGTGTGTCGGAAAAAgagatatataactatatataaaggCCATTTACAAACCAGAAATAATGGGGGCCTACGGTGTAAGTGCTATATCATTAAAATATCCACTTATTACAGAAATGCGCTCTTGACCTGTTTCGCACTGTGCACATGTGCTGCAATTGTGTTGCAGCTCCAGATGCAGTGTGCGGGAATCCGCAGTGCTACTTGGGGTAGGAGACTGGGATGCCgatgctgcagcaggaggcgtctatgtaCACAAGACGCCTCTTGCAGTATTTGCGCACAGCTGTGACAATAGAGTCCATACCTTAATTAGCCCCTACAAGCCAAAGAACAGTCGAGTACAGACACCCTCTCACAGGCTTTTTTTTGAGTCTACTACAATGTTACAGAGGATGGGGCCCGCatagagcctgcacacgggcccggTCTTATCTTAAACTACCTCTGCATTAGATGGCTGGGACTGACCTATAATTAGACCCCTTTCCTTTTTTGATgcatacccagggccggattaacgatGGGGCGGATggcgctgcagctccaggccccccattgaaaataggccaaaagagtctcctgcaatgcagccagcCAGCGATGACAGGAGAAATACCTTTCTCTTGTCATCACTCATCAACAGCATAAGCCTCCGCCCCGGCCAATGCTCCACCTACACCCTCCGCTCTGCCTGCACTGCAGTGTGTACACCCACCCCCATGTTACCTGAAGCACAGATCACGTCCGTGCTAAGCTCCGCCTAAACCGCGATAAGCTCTGCCCCCTCGGCGTTCTGCAGCTGTGCTTCCTTTCCTCTCCCATGCCATCTGATCCAAGGCTCTGTCCCCAGACCGTAAGTTCCACTCACTGCTCCACTCCTTCCAGCCCACACTGAGCGTGGAGCCACCCCCCCTTTCCCCTGGAAGCCTGAAGCTCCGCCCAAATGTCCGATTAGCTCCGCCCCCTAGGCAGTCagtggctttgtccattttcctgACATCTGAAGTCATGAAAATTCAGCTGCTGCTGTCACTCAGTCAGCCAGTATGCAGAGGCGGATTAAGGTCCAGGGGGGCTTGGACACTTACATGAGGGGGCCCCTATTGCTTAAAgtgtgtaaagtatatatatatatatatatatatatatgatggcaGGGCTGTATGTAGCAGGATGCCAAGTGTGCCACACAGCGCagtttgcctggaggtggaactcgGAACTAGCAGTTGCAGCAATGTCTATTTTGCCGGGCCTGCCACCAGCAAACCAGGAAGTGGAGAGCGACGAGCCACACAGCATCTCCCTGAACTTCTTGCCCATTGGGACCCATGAAGCCGTGGAACTAAGGAGCAATCAGCCCGACAGCAGGTACAGACATCAGTCGCACTTACAGGAGATAGTGACAGCAGTGCAGTTACTACTGTACTGGGAGCAAGCAGCACTGGAGTCTGACCGTTTGTTCCAGACAGCGCTGCTTGCAGAACGCTCTTCTGTATTGAGCATTTGCAACTCTGGCCTCCAAATAACCAGACTGGGACACACTATAATGGAGTCATGATAAtctgctactgcccccatctcctgctgttcccatcactattaccccccttcatccactgcgctactgcccccatctcctgctgttcccatcactactgtccccatcataccctcctgtcccctgcactactgcccccatctcctgctgttcccatcactattaccccccttcatccactgcgctactgcccccatctcctgctgttcccatcactactgtccccatcataccctcctgtcccctgcactactgcccccatctcctgctgttcccatcacttctgcccccttcataccctcctacagccccccatctcctgctgttcccattagTACTGCCCCCACATGCTATGTGTTTCTTCATACTGTGCCTGCCTCCTACAtccatctccatctctctctccttctctctctctctctctctctctctctcaattcacCATTGTTGTCTAGcagaatgtgtataaagggtactacatgaacatggtgaatgctctgcattatatggtggtcactaagggggtcattccgagttgatcacacgtagcaactttgtgctgcttgtgcgatcaactagacgccgcctatgggggagtgtattttagcatagcagggctgcgatcgcttgtgcagcactgctatgctaaaaaagttttgtgcagcagtagaccagccctgcagttacttaccctgtgtgatggattcagcgacgaaggtcctggaattgacgtcagacatccgcacaCCAAATGCCTTGATATACCTGCGTTCGGATCtacacgcccggaaaatggtgactatccgccccgaaacgcctccccactatcaatcttcttgcgatcgcgctagcgatcactttcatcTTTCTTCTGGTCGCTGCCCAGCAAcggtcgtcgccaggcaacgacgcgcgtgcgcaatgtggccaccgcacatgcgcagttccaacccgttcgcacgcagcgaggaactgctgcgtgcgaatgggtcagaatgaccccctaagatgttGTCTGTATTATACGTATTATACTAAACATTTAATCACACAAAGGTTGAAAATGAAGAATATTTTCAGAGAGTGCAATTTCAATGTTCAAAGGGTAGATGTTTCAAAGGCATAATTGTTCTTTGCCATAAACATTAAAGGTAATAAAAAAATTGTTagctatctctaataataataataataataataataataataatataataataataataataataataaacacaaaagTCTGAATAAAAGTTAATACCTGCATGGTGAAGTCTACTTAACTAGTATTGTAATGGTATTTGCACCACCTTATTACTTGATTTATAATCGCTATCTCAGGATGGCAACGACAGTttcaatttgtttttgttttaatatattttatatctaatgatttttttgaggttttttttataatcttaaagattttttttacattttatttgtattttttaattaaaaaataaaactgagagcccaaaccagctcacgcatgaacatctgcaatgcagtaagttaaggtgcatacacactgtgcgataaaaCAGACGATATTGCTACTTTTCACCTTTCTGAGCACTATCatttgtgatatcgcacagtgtgtatgctgaatGCGCCGGTTGATGCGTGCTCCTGGGGTTGTTAATGAACCTCGctgtcggccatgcatgcagctcaatttggacttgatgtccaaagctgcaagcatggcccgggcacggcatgatgtcactgtgcaatatcgcacagtgtgtatgcccatgtcGGGTGGCCTGGGCGTGGAGGGAACATAATGTGTGATGTTGCTCATTGAGCGCATCGCACAGTTTGTACGGGGCTTTAAACCTTACCGCCCTGATCCAGTATTGCCATTCCAGCTCTTTAATTTTCTAAAAAGAAGGCAACCAAGAAgcagttaatttattaatttaatacagtgctataaatgtgggatgaacacttacataaatatggcaataacagtgaacaattttggattttttttctttttttattaatctAAACTACTCTAGCACTCAATAAAAGTCAAACAATACAGATCGCCACTTTCacaaaaaataaaacttttttcttgttatagctccaCTATAAAGTAGATGAAGGTGTGCACCAGTTATGCCCTCCATAACGATAGCCACACtcacagcacaggccacaccctaTGTAGACCACAGACCCAcagtactggtcacacccccacatcagtcattctgctgcagcaaTTGTCCCTGCCCCcacagcggcacacaataggcccttcataaatctcagctccaggcccatgtcgaccttaatctggcactgtgcatACCACATACAACCTTATTTGCAACATTGAATAGGACAGGTCAAAGTGAGTCTGTGTTGTAAACAACCCTTTAATATAAATGTTCTATATCTGAGTTGCCCGTTCTACAGTGTCTAATTACCACTCACTGTACATGTGTATTTGTCTGTGGATATACAGTACTGTGGTTTGTTATATTATAGGTTGTGCTCAGAATAAACTATCATCTTAACTTGCACAATCAGATTTTCCTGTGTCGAAGTTCGGAGGGAAAAAGCATGTTATCCTGACCACGTTGTCATGGTGTGGAGGAAGTAACATGTTTCTGGGAATTGCGTACACCGTGACCGGAGCAGCTATTATACTAACAGCATTTGTAATGCTTGCTGTGTTCTTGAAGAAAAGGAAGCCCAAAAGAAAATCGTTCTCAGGGAGATAAACTTTGCAAACGCTGCAAGAAGTGAAAACACAGTTACCTTAACCATCTCTGCTACATATGGGAAACATTTTATCTGTGCATAGGGAATAAGGACAAATGAGTAGCTCTTAGTGATGAACCACACTCTGGTAAGGGTAATATCACataggtatttgtgtgtctgtattTTAGCCTTAGGAACTTCTCACTTATCCCTCTCAATATGTGGGAACCTTTGTGAGAGGAGCAGCACTTATACGAGCTGTTATGTACAGTGAGGTAGAGAATAAGACCTGGAGGTAGTATACATTGTACGCTTTATGTGCAGTGTTTCTTAGTATTGTTCTTGTGTGTTTAGATGGCCTGCGCTCTGTTATCAGGAGACAGCTCCACACAGCACCTTGGCACGTCTGGAGATGACTAATATGAAGAGATGTGCTGTGCAGAACTGTCATCGTCACATCAGTCCCAGCTCCTGTCACCATATAACCATGTCTTTCAATAAATACAGCTTGTAAAATGTTTCTCCTAAAATACTAATTTATCACTTAAATGAGTCAtgagagcagggccggattatgtTCAGGGCCCCACACATCAGCTTTCCCATCTGGTGAGGCAGGTCAGGATGCAAGAGAGCTGGATCAGTGTTGACCTCATTCTGGTTCTGTTTCCCAGCATGCTAATGGATAAAAAGTGATGGAGCCCTGATCCCGCAGGTGGGTGACTGATCACTTCTACACTGCTGCAGTAAGATCATCTGCTATTCTCGCTTGTGAGTGGCTGGCAGGTCACAGTGACTGTTAATGGCAAGACTTGATTTGACAACAGCAATTTGGGTGTTTGAAGTTTTTTTGGTGATTTTATTTACAATGCTTGAAGTGCACCCAAAAATGTTCTCAATGGAGGTGCAATAGGAAAGTGCAATATGCAGCATTCTATTATCTATTATTATTAGGGTATACTTCTCTACTCTCCAAGACCCTCCAGGGAGACTCCCAAATTTCTATGAGTCTCTAAGTTCCCAAAAGAGTAAGGTGGGGAGGATAGGGAGAATAAAGCTGGTAACTGTGGCCCGTGGGGAGAGGGCGATATCAACATGACGCAGTTCTTTAATAATCGTATAATTTGACCACTATTGgcatgttacagtgaggggtgGGGTTAATTATGCAAGTAGCCCTGCCCCACCCCCATCAGCTGATACCTgcgtaaagtaggtaagtatgatgtagaGTGGAAATGGTTGTGTACCGCTCAGCAGAGCAAGGAAAACCTCCCAAATTCTCCCTCCCAGACCTTTATTGCAACAAGAAAATCTCACTCTACTAAATGAAACCTTGTTTCTGCATTGTTCCACCAAACTTCATATTGCCAAGAATGCCTTCAGTTCCAACTCCTCCCATTTCAGCTGTCATCATGTTCTGTAAGTGTATGCACCATCAAAGAAGATTTTGCAttgtgctaaaatacactacccaacAAAGAGCCAATGTGACATTATCCTTAGAGGGAGATTCAAGAATTTTATTTGCAGTGATAAGTAATGGGcatccaatggagcaattcaattgttgttccaaTCAAGCATGACTGCCATGGGTGCCTATTACTTATCACGCTTCTCACACCCAAAAGTACTAAGTTCACCTGCGTGATAACATGGGAACAAATAAACTTTCTATGTTAAAGATACTGGAGTAACTGATATTTTTATAGGAAAAATAATCCTGAAACTTTAAGATTCCTTGTGTGCTTGAAACCCCTGAGATTGGCCACTTATCTCTGAATACACTGATCTGGCCAAAAATAAAAactgaattaaatggcagtaattgtTCAGGCTCTGTTCTTTTCATTTAACCACTACCAGCAGGAGAACCAAATAAGCATATCTAATACAAGTTCTCCCAAAGTATTGTATATTTCGATACCTTAAATCAGAGTTTCCCAAAGTCCACTATTACggcccaatttttttttaattgagtaTTATTAATTACCTCTTATAAACAATATACAGaaataaaggaggggggggggggggggggggggcggggacatTCAAAGTGCAATactttttttttagatatatattgtttatattgtttttttcaAGATAGTACAGACAATACAAACAGTTCAAAATTGTGATGGTATACAGACTGATATAACAAGATAACAAGGTATATCGATGTAACAACAATAATACAAGAAAATTGTATAGATGTGATCCGTCAGGAAAACAAAAGAGTTCATCATCGTATGCTGAGACATCATCAGAAATACATCAAATCTGTATAAACACCCTGAAAAGCAAATACAGCATAGTACGGAAAATTTTAACCGCATAAACATGAATATGACAAGACAAAGGGTAACGGGTAGGGGAGGATAAAATTAGGGACGAGAAAAAGGGGAGGGAGAAAGGGGTAGGGGGGGATGAACAGGTAAATGAAGTGCATTTGTTAACAAGTGTGTATCCAGATAATGTAACGGCAGCATTATGGGGAGTCTAATGGTATCTGGTCTTTATAGGTGGAAGCAGTTTTAAAAGCTAACCAAGAGAACCATGTagcgacatagggggtcattccgagttgatcgctagctgcggttgttcgcagcgtagcgatcagtgagaaaaatggctaatctgcgcatgcgtatgatccgcaatgcgcacgcgcgtcatatgggtacaaaatccattgtggttttgcacaggttctagcgacgattacATTTGCACAGAcggctgcaaggtgattgacagaaagtgggcgtttctgggtgtcaactgaccattttcagggagtgcttagaaaaacacaggcgtgtcggggaaaacgcaggcgtggctgggtgttcactgggcgggtgtgtgatgtcaaaagccgtccctccatcgttagaatcaatgcacaggataagtaactacagggctggtcttgttttgcacaaaatgtgtttgcaggcgctctgctgcacaggcattcacacttctgcaaagcgaaaatacactccccgttgggcggcgacaatgcgtttgcacggctgctaaaaactgctagcgagcgatcaactcggaatgacccccatagtcagaatgTTTTTCCAGTGCTGAATAGTAAATATCTTCCATAGTTCTATAAAACTCTATTCTTTGGAACCATTCCCATATCGTGGGAGGGTTTGAAGATCTCCAATGAACCGGTATTACAGCTCTCGCTGCATTATTAAGGCGTTTAAGAAGGGACTGTTTATATTTGAGTAGCAGAGGTGTAGTGTGAGAGAGCAACCAGAAATCGAGCTCAGTGGGAGCCTGTAACCCCAAGATTTCAGAGGAAAGTTGTATAACCTTATTCCAA encodes:
- the LOC135050098 gene encoding cell cycle control protein 50C-like, whose product is MGKKVAMEEDLPTTKCPDNSAFKQQRIPAGKLVLTADFVLSCFFIIGVFCLAVGISWIIATTNVTEIRTNYSDYCSQCTKLRENSSNSEKPCSCIVTFTVKKDIQGDVFMYYGLSNFFQNSRRYVISRYYAQLLGRNVTNTESVRTSSYCAPFTTYSNGTPMAPCGAIANSMFNDTIMLFYQPDASSSIPVPLLRTGNTWWSDKNMKFRNPEPTGNLVQAFAGSARPPYWQKPVYELDPLEPSNNGYLNDDLINWMRVAALPNFRKLYRRLSRVQQFSDGLPAGNYSYIIDYNFPVSKFGGKKHVILTTLSWCGGSNMFLGIAYTVTGAAIILTAFVMLAVFLKKRKPKRKSFSGR